Within the Coprobacter tertius genome, the region CATTGCGTGAATTTCAGAGTTGGGACTGTTTCTTTTCCCGGATGCCCAGCCACTCTTCCACTTTCCACCAGAGCATAACGGCCTGTCCGCTGAATCTCCACCACCATACGGTAATCATTAAAGGTTTGTCGTAATCATACAGGTTCCTTATCTGCCAGTGGGGAGATTCCAGGGTGAATGTGAATTCGTGTCCGGTACGCAAAAGAAGGTGCAGTCCGACGGGAGTTTCCATTATGTATATGACCGACTCATACGGGATCGATTCTTCATATATCCCATAGGCGTAAATGAACTGCAATAGCTTTTGATAATAGCAACGTCTCTTTGGGAAAATGATTTCCGTATCGGACAAAGTCAAGCCGTAATGCCTGAGATAAGGGCGTAATTTGTCACAGACCTCGAGTTTTGAAACAGCCGGAAGTCTTTTCATGTAGCATAAAGCCCATTTCCTTTTTAAGATATTCATACGATAAAGATTTGAGTGAAACAATATCGATGCGTTTGTATCGAGCATCAGCCACTCCATCGTGCCGCATGACCGTTGTTTGGTTCCAAAATCTTTTGGGGTATGAATATTTTCGGGAAAAGGTTTCGCCCCGGAAACTACAAAAGGAAAAAGAAAGGTTTATTTCATGTTTTTTACTCGGGTATGTGTGTCTGTAGTTTCCGGGCAGACGGGTTATTAATAAAGAAGCGTGGAAACTGTTATAGTTCTCCGCCTCTCAGGTACCGCCAAGCACCCCAGCAACAGATAATAAACAACAGCCCCACGCCGTATGGTATGTTTTGGAACATACATAAGGCACGGAACGTTCATTGCTTATTATTCTCGTTGCTTAAAATTTGGCGGTTTTGAAAGGCAAGAATAATAAAAAACGCTTCTCCGAAAGGCCGCCCATTTCTCCGGGCAGCACGTTACAAATATAGAAAGAATTACGGATTATTCAAACGCTATAGAAAAGTTATTAAAAAATGGATTAACGTTCGAAAGAATCACGATGCCGGGTTGTCCGTCCCTCCGGCTGTATCTCCGGCCGGATGGCTGGCAATACAGCCGGAGATATAGCCGGAAGGATAGCCGGACAATCAATCAAAGGGTTTATTGTAGTTCTCCGTAAGAATTCTTTCAATATCCGACTCCCGGTACAGGATCTTCCCTTCGAGACGGTAAAAGGGAAGTATTCCCCCGTCCCGGTAATCCTGCAATGTCCTCCGACTGAGATGCAGCAGTTCCGACAACTGTTGGTTCGTCAAATACCGTTCACTTCCCAGAGCAGGACGGCATACCCTACCCAGTTCATCCAGTCTGCCCATTAAACCCTCTGCTCTTGCAAAGAACTGTTTCACTTTTTCATTTTTCATACTTACATACTCTTCCATATATTCTTATTTCAGATTTTTGTCCTCGTTTAAAAATTTCTCGATATCCCTTGTCCGGTAATAAATTTTCTGACCGATCCGGGTAAAGGGCAATTTCCCTGTATTCCGGTAATTCTGTAACGTTCGTTTGCTGATATTCAACTGCAAACATACATCCTGATTATCCAGATACTCCTTTGCGCCTTTCACTCTATACACGTCACAAACCTCCTCCACCTTATCCGTCAGCCGTCTGAACTGTTCAGCAACCGATTCTATAACCTTCT harbors:
- a CDS encoding helix-turn-helix domain-containing protein, with translation MEEYVSMKNEKVKQFFARAEGLMGRLDELGRVCRPALGSERYLTNQQLSELLHLSRRTLQDYRDGGILPFYRLEGKILYRESDIERILTENYNKPFD
- a CDS encoding helix-turn-helix domain-containing protein; its protein translation is MVEEKVIESVAEQFRRLTDKVEEVCDVYRVKGAKEYLDNQDVCLQLNISKRTLQNYRNTGKLPFTRIGQKIYYRTRDIEKFLNEDKNLK